One window from the genome of Bdellovibrio sp. NC01 encodes:
- the rpsP gene encoding 30S ribosomal protein S16, giving the protein MAVVIRLARMGSKHDPKYRITVADSRRYVTGKFLDILGTYNPTPRGADKKVELDLVKVQDWIKKGAQPTDRVKHVIKLAQAK; this is encoded by the coding sequence ATGGCAGTTGTTATTCGTTTGGCTCGTATGGGCTCTAAGCACGATCCTAAATACCGCATCACTGTTGCGGATTCTCGTCGTTATGTAACTGGTAAATTCCTAGATATCTTGGGAACTTACAATCCAACTCCGCGTGGTGCAGACAAGAAAGTTGAACTTGACCTAGTTAAAGTTCAAGACTGGATCAAAAAAGGTGCTCAACCTACAGACCGTGTTAAGCACGTTATTAAGTTGGCCCAAGCTAAATAA
- the ffh gene encoding signal recognition particle protein: MFENLSDKIMASLKKVRGQSKITEANIEEVIKEIRLSLLEADVNFKVVKNFIDKVKAKALGADVLQNVNPGQQFVKIVHDELVQTLGGGAVDINVRENPSVIFMVGLQGAGKTTSSAKLALYIRQKLGKKPGLVPADIYRPAAIDQLQVLGKQNNIPTYPTPVGMKPEQILENAKQWARDNMVDVVIVDTAGRLQIDDELMGELGRLKDIWKPQEILLVADAMLGQQSVNVAEGFHKRLELTGLVLTKVDGDARGGAALSIREVTGIPIKFLGVGEKVTALEVFHPDRLAGRILDMGDVLSLVEKAQEVIDEKAARDSAKKLMKNEFTLEDFLTQIQSLKKMGGFESILKFLPGMGDISKQLKNMAPPDAEMKKIEAIIHSMTIQERQNHKILNASRRMRIAKGSGTQVQDVNKLIKQFEDAKKMMGGLMKMGMGRGGMKFPF, from the coding sequence ATGTTCGAAAATTTATCAGATAAAATCATGGCAAGCCTTAAGAAGGTTCGTGGTCAAAGCAAGATCACGGAAGCGAATATTGAGGAAGTCATTAAAGAGATTCGCCTGAGTCTTCTTGAAGCTGACGTAAACTTTAAAGTCGTTAAAAACTTCATCGACAAAGTGAAAGCCAAAGCCTTGGGTGCTGACGTTCTTCAAAACGTAAACCCAGGTCAGCAATTCGTAAAAATCGTGCACGATGAATTGGTGCAAACATTAGGCGGTGGTGCCGTTGATATCAACGTGCGCGAAAATCCAAGTGTGATTTTCATGGTCGGTTTGCAGGGTGCTGGTAAAACAACATCGTCTGCGAAGTTGGCTCTTTATATCCGTCAAAAATTAGGAAAAAAGCCGGGCTTGGTTCCTGCCGATATTTATCGTCCAGCGGCGATTGATCAGCTACAAGTTTTGGGTAAGCAAAATAATATTCCAACATATCCAACGCCAGTGGGTATGAAACCAGAACAGATTCTTGAAAACGCTAAACAGTGGGCGCGCGACAACATGGTTGATGTTGTGATCGTGGATACTGCGGGCCGTTTGCAAATCGACGACGAGTTGATGGGCGAACTAGGTCGTTTGAAAGATATCTGGAAGCCACAAGAAATTCTCTTGGTTGCCGATGCGATGTTAGGTCAGCAGTCAGTCAACGTGGCAGAAGGTTTCCATAAACGTTTAGAGCTAACAGGTTTGGTTCTAACAAAAGTCGACGGGGATGCGCGCGGTGGTGCGGCCTTGTCTATTCGTGAAGTCACAGGCATTCCAATTAAGTTCTTGGGTGTTGGTGAGAAGGTGACCGCACTAGAAGTCTTCCATCCGGATCGTCTTGCGGGACGTATCTTGGATATGGGCGACGTTTTGTCTTTAGTTGAAAAAGCTCAAGAAGTGATTGATGAGAAGGCGGCTCGTGACTCTGCTAAGAAGCTCATGAAGAACGAATTCACGTTGGAAGACTTCCTGACTCAGATCCAATCTCTAAAAAAGATGGGTGGCTTCGAATCTATTTTGAAATTTTTGCCTGGCATGGGTGATATTTCGAAACAATTGAAGAACATGGCTCCGCCAGACGCCGAAATGAAAAAGATTGAGGCGATTATTCACTCTATGACGATCCAAGAGCGCCAGAATCATAAGATTTTGAACGCTTCGCGTCGTATGCGTATTGCGAAGGGTAGCGGAACTCAGGTTCAAGACGTTAACAAGCTGATTAAGCAGTTTGAAGACGCTAAAAAGATGATGGGCGGCCTAATGAAAATGGGAATGGGTCGAGGCGGAATGAAGTTCCCATTTTAG
- a CDS encoding LEA type 2 family protein, with protein sequence MVSRSSSKYLIATSLLLLMVISMTLSSCAFFKERYGQKPEVKLAQVYLQDANFQAATLVFVLDVKNPNKADLKIDQVDYEIQLDGQSFAKTTIDKQIILKSEATTAVEVPMPFEYMRLAGGLIKALKGEDVAYVFAGKAKVSGFTVPFNEKGTFNIKSLQEKHTK encoded by the coding sequence ATGGTAAGCCGAAGCTCTTCTAAATATTTGATCGCGACGAGTTTGTTATTGCTGATGGTGATCAGCATGACATTGTCGTCGTGCGCATTTTTTAAAGAGCGTTATGGACAAAAACCTGAAGTGAAGCTTGCACAAGTTTATTTGCAAGATGCGAACTTTCAGGCGGCGACTTTGGTTTTTGTTTTGGATGTGAAAAATCCAAATAAAGCAGATCTAAAAATCGATCAGGTCGATTACGAAATTCAATTGGATGGCCAAAGTTTCGCAAAGACGACAATCGATAAACAAATCATTTTAAAATCAGAAGCCACGACAGCAGTTGAAGTCCCAATGCCCTTTGAATACATGCGCCTGGCGGGTGGACTGATTAAAGCTCTGAAAGGCGAAGACGTGGCTTACGTGTTTGCTGGTAAAGCGAAAGTCTCGGGCTTCACGGTGCCATTCAATGAAAAAGGCACGTTCAATATTAAGTCTCTTCAGGAAAAGCATACGAAGTAA
- a CDS encoding ABC transporter permease yields the protein MTAFWTLFQREIARFLKVIVQTVITPFISSFLYLLIFGVSLGAKMPSHEGVPYLAFLIPGLMMMGLMNNAFQNSSSSIVSSKFSGDLEDLRVSPLSNQEIIWAMGLAALVRGFVVSVITFIVGSVFCYYQIGEILSLAHPIYVFYFIVMGGMIFGLLGISVAFWATSFDQLSAFSAFILLPLTYLGGVFLSIENLHPIWQFISKLNPLLYLINGLRYGVVGVSDVPMTIAVPISLAGFVVFYGMALFSLKKGSFQRW from the coding sequence ATGACAGCATTCTGGACTTTGTTTCAAAGAGAAATCGCACGTTTTCTGAAAGTCATCGTGCAAACGGTGATCACGCCTTTTATTTCTTCGTTTCTTTACCTTTTGATTTTCGGTGTTTCGTTGGGTGCAAAGATGCCAAGTCATGAAGGGGTTCCGTATTTGGCATTCTTGATTCCTGGTTTAATGATGATGGGCTTAATGAATAACGCCTTTCAAAACTCATCGTCTTCAATCGTCTCATCGAAATTTTCCGGCGACTTGGAAGATTTGCGAGTGTCACCACTTTCAAATCAAGAGATCATCTGGGCAATGGGACTTGCGGCCTTGGTGCGCGGTTTTGTCGTGTCAGTGATCACGTTCATCGTCGGTTCGGTATTTTGTTATTACCAAATCGGAGAGATTTTAAGCTTGGCTCATCCTATTTACGTATTCTACTTCATCGTTATGGGTGGAATGATCTTTGGTTTGCTAGGCATTTCAGTCGCGTTCTGGGCCACAAGTTTTGACCAATTGTCGGCGTTTTCAGCTTTCATTCTTTTGCCATTAACGTATTTGGGTGGTGTGTTCTTATCGATCGAAAACCTGCACCCTATTTGGCAATTCATTTCGAAATTGAATCCATTGCTTTATTTGATCAATGGCCTTCGTTACGGAGTCGTGGGTGTCAGTGACGTGCCAATGACGATCGCAGTGCCAATCTCTTTAGCGGGCTTTGTGGTGTTTTACGGCATGGCTTTGTTCAGTCTTAAAAAAGGATCGTTCCAAAGATGGTAA
- a CDS encoding ABC transporter ATP-binding protein gives MLPLKIENLKKTYPSGQQAVKGVSFDVKPGEIFGLLGPNGAGKTTIISTITTLEQPSSGSVQVFDQEVQKNPNYTKKQLGVVHQEVINSGFFDVEEILTFQSGYYGIRNNKERIEFLLHKLSLYEHRRKKVKQLSGGMKRRLMIAKALVHNPKLLLLDEPTAGVDIGLRETLWKFVGELRAEGMSILLTTHYLEEAEQLCDRIAIINQGNLECVGETKELVKQYTQKKIRLTLSAPFAFKTNYLFFQEGADYLFLVPPGKPMGEFLTELQIPVNLISDVKIEEGNLEEAFMKVVQTPSTTATVQGAK, from the coding sequence ATGCTGCCTTTAAAGATTGAGAACCTTAAAAAGACCTACCCAAGTGGCCAACAAGCCGTCAAAGGTGTGTCTTTCGATGTAAAACCTGGAGAGATCTTTGGACTCCTGGGACCAAATGGTGCCGGTAAAACCACGATCATTTCGACGATCACAACGCTTGAACAGCCTTCCAGCGGTTCAGTGCAAGTTTTCGATCAAGAAGTGCAGAAGAATCCAAACTACACAAAAAAACAACTCGGCGTTGTTCACCAAGAAGTGATCAATTCAGGTTTTTTTGATGTTGAAGAAATCCTGACTTTCCAATCTGGATACTACGGCATTCGTAACAACAAAGAGCGCATCGAGTTTCTGTTGCATAAGCTTTCTTTGTATGAACATCGCCGCAAAAAAGTAAAACAACTGTCAGGCGGGATGAAGCGCCGTTTGATGATTGCAAAGGCCTTGGTTCATAATCCAAAACTATTGCTTTTGGATGAACCCACAGCCGGTGTCGACATCGGTCTTCGCGAAACGCTGTGGAAGTTCGTGGGCGAGCTGCGTGCAGAAGGCATGTCGATTTTGCTGACAACTCACTATCTTGAAGAAGCAGAGCAGCTGTGCGATCGCATCGCAATCATCAATCAAGGCAATCTAGAGTGTGTGGGGGAGACGAAAGAACTCGTTAAACAATACACGCAAAAGAAAATCCGTCTGACGTTGAGTGCGCCGTTTGCGTTTAAAACAAACTACTTATTTTTCCAAGAAGGTGCTGATTATCTGTTCTTGGTTCCTCCTGGAAAACCAATGGGTGAATTCCTGACGGAACTGCAAATTCCAGTAAACCTTATCAGCGACGTAAAAATCGAAGAGGGTAATTTGGAAGAGGCCTTCATGAAAGTCGTGCAGACTCCATCAACGACAGCAACAGTTCAAGGAGCGAAGTAA
- a CDS encoding peptide chain release factor 3, with protein MLATPQIQKEIQRRRTFAIISHPDAGKTTLTEKLLYHGGVIHETGEVKGKSGTKAVTSDWMELERQKGISITSSVMTFDYNDLRVNLLDTPGHKDFSEDTYRVLMAVDSAAMLIDVAKGVEERTKKLYEVCRLRKIPIFTFVNKLDREGKDPLTLIDEVEKTLNMQCYPVTWPLGIGQRFRGIYNRMTQEIWIYDQRREEVEDYKIIPFIKGKDDAILYDYLDKESADQVLEELDLIEGALPPFDVNEFLSGQISPVTFGSAKQNFGVDTFLQFFTKYAPGPQPRHTKDDKEIDPLDAKFTGFVFKIQANMDRRHRDRIAFIRICSGKFERGMKVQHSRLERELRLSYSSQFVAADKETVDEAFAGDIVGVGDTGNFAIGDCVASSGKVQFEDIPKFAPELFGKLSVRDALKRQKMQEALKHLSEEGAIQLFIDPLLGPQDPIIGAVGELQFEVLMHRLQDEYNLEVKLNRLPYSVARWPRTADGKPVKDLKGGANIFYDLIDNPVVLVNQEWDLNWLKRENPDVEFHTSISRAR; from the coding sequence ATGCTCGCTACACCGCAAATTCAGAAAGAAATTCAAAGACGCCGCACCTTCGCGATCATCTCGCATCCCGATGCTGGTAAAACAACTCTGACAGAGAAATTGCTTTATCATGGTGGCGTGATTCACGAAACCGGTGAAGTCAAAGGTAAGTCTGGCACGAAGGCAGTGACTTCGGACTGGATGGAACTTGAAAGACAAAAAGGGATTTCGATCACGTCGTCAGTGATGACATTCGACTACAATGATTTGCGTGTGAACTTGCTGGATACTCCGGGCCATAAAGATTTCTCTGAAGATACATACCGTGTCTTGATGGCCGTAGATTCTGCAGCGATGTTGATCGACGTTGCTAAAGGCGTGGAAGAACGTACGAAAAAACTTTACGAAGTTTGTCGCCTTCGTAAAATTCCTATTTTCACTTTCGTAAATAAATTGGACCGTGAAGGTAAAGACCCACTGACGTTGATTGACGAAGTTGAAAAAACTTTGAACATGCAATGTTATCCTGTGACTTGGCCTTTGGGTATTGGTCAGCGTTTCCGTGGTATCTACAATCGTATGACTCAAGAAATTTGGATCTACGATCAACGCCGTGAAGAAGTGGAAGATTATAAAATCATTCCATTCATTAAAGGTAAAGACGACGCGATTCTTTACGATTACTTAGATAAAGAATCAGCAGATCAAGTTCTTGAAGAGCTTGATTTGATCGAAGGTGCCTTGCCGCCATTTGATGTGAACGAATTCTTAAGCGGGCAAATCTCGCCTGTGACATTTGGTTCTGCAAAACAGAACTTCGGTGTGGATACATTCCTGCAATTCTTTACGAAGTATGCGCCAGGTCCGCAACCACGTCATACGAAAGATGATAAAGAGATTGATCCACTTGATGCGAAATTCACAGGCTTCGTATTTAAAATTCAAGCCAATATGGATCGTCGTCACCGTGACCGTATTGCCTTTATTCGTATCTGCTCTGGTAAGTTCGAGCGTGGTATGAAAGTGCAACACTCACGCTTAGAACGTGAATTGCGTCTGTCATATTCTTCACAATTCGTTGCTGCTGACAAAGAAACTGTCGATGAAGCATTTGCAGGCGATATCGTCGGTGTCGGCGATACGGGCAACTTTGCGATTGGTGACTGTGTGGCTTCGTCTGGTAAAGTGCAATTCGAAGACATTCCAAAATTCGCTCCGGAATTGTTCGGTAAATTATCTGTACGAGACGCTTTGAAACGTCAAAAGATGCAAGAGGCATTGAAGCACTTGTCTGAAGAAGGTGCGATTCAATTGTTCATTGATCCGTTGTTAGGCCCGCAAGATCCTATCATCGGCGCGGTCGGTGAACTTCAATTCGAAGTGTTGATGCATCGTCTGCAAGACGAATACAACTTGGAAGTAAAGCTCAATCGCTTGCCATACTCTGTGGCACGTTGGCCAAGAACAGCTGACGGCAAACCAGTGAAAGATCTGAAAGGTGGAGCAAACATCTTCTACGATCTGATCGACAATCCGGTTGTTCTTGTAAATCAAGAATGGGATTTGAACTGGTTGAAGCGTGAAAACCCAGACGTTGAATTCCACACAAGTATTTCGCGCGCTCGTTAA
- a CDS encoding rhodanese domain-containing protein, translated as MDTNATKHYVTTFYKFLKLANPEQVQKDLENKAEELNVKGLVILGHEGYNSTVSASSQESFEQWKQFVREYFNQPDQFYKDSYSEKAPFRRFKVKIREEIVTTGIPEMMPPEGINHHLTPTEWNKVLKEEKDYVMIDTRNWYEYKIGTFKGALNPNIEKFTDFPQYIEAQGISKDKKMLIFCTGGIRCEKGILELQKQGYNNVFQLDGGIINYLNEYPNDQYEGECFVFDHRVALDQNLQPSTKYGLCPHCGQPSEIKIDCARCDSEELICVDCAKLEFKKDTCSKNCAHQWKLHPGKKGAKQLVPFEVEKMKANGVTDDNLPTIQVSKTKVVQINSQGQAETVSSTNTRS; from the coding sequence ATGGATACTAATGCGACGAAGCATTATGTTACGACTTTCTATAAATTCTTGAAACTTGCGAACCCTGAACAAGTTCAAAAAGATCTCGAAAACAAAGCTGAAGAATTGAATGTCAAAGGTCTCGTGATTCTTGGTCACGAAGGCTACAACTCAACCGTTTCTGCGTCTTCACAAGAGTCTTTCGAACAGTGGAAGCAATTCGTGCGCGAATACTTCAATCAGCCGGATCAATTCTATAAAGACTCTTATTCTGAAAAAGCTCCATTTCGCAGATTCAAAGTAAAAATCCGCGAAGAAATCGTAACAACTGGGATTCCAGAAATGATGCCGCCAGAAGGCATCAATCACCATTTGACACCAACAGAGTGGAACAAAGTTCTTAAAGAAGAAAAAGATTATGTGATGATCGATACTCGCAACTGGTACGAGTACAAGATCGGAACTTTTAAAGGTGCTTTGAATCCGAACATCGAAAAATTCACAGACTTCCCGCAATACATTGAAGCGCAAGGCATTTCGAAAGATAAAAAAATGTTGATCTTCTGCACGGGTGGCATTCGTTGTGAAAAAGGTATTCTTGAATTGCAAAAGCAAGGCTACAACAACGTTTTCCAATTGGACGGCGGGATCATCAATTACTTAAATGAATATCCGAACGATCAATACGAAGGCGAATGTTTTGTTTTCGATCACCGTGTGGCTCTTGATCAAAACCTACAACCTTCAACGAAATACGGTTTGTGCCCACACTGTGGCCAACCTTCAGAAATTAAAATTGATTGCGCTCGTTGCGACAGCGAAGAGTTGATCTGCGTTGATTGTGCGAAATTAGAATTCAAAAAAGACACGTGCTCTAAAAACTGCGCACATCAGTGGAAACTTCACCCAGGCAAAAAAGGCGCGAAACAGCTCGTTCCTTTTGAAGTTGAAAAAATGAAAGCAAATGGTGTCACTGACGACAATTTGCCGACGATCCAAGTTAGTAAAACTAAAGTGGTGCAAATTAACTCTCAAGGCCAAGCAGAAACTGTTAGTAGCACGAACACTCGTTCTTAG
- a CDS encoding mechanosensitive ion channel family protein has protein sequence MQQSDIIHFSPFIYKGSPLEWLVAIGYAIVIALIAKAILRFVGGRLREVARKTAWKWDDVLVACLDNTRIWALFIWTLHPLGNFIEGEVDLHRAVYIVFVVLTTLQVGIWGSYSLRSWQKDYLSVKVSHDASAASAINLLITATNVVFFAALLMICLSNLGVNIGAMLAGMGIGGIAIALAAQNILGDLFGSLSIVLDKPFVVGDYIVVGNDQGTVENIGIKTTRVRSLTGEELIFSNKDLLESRVKNFKRMWKRRVSLKFGVPFETSSQILSQIPQWIKGFIEEEKLLSFERSHFSEIGASSFNIETIFWVTDPDYNKYMDLQQILLFKIINRLRDEKVSIALPAQAFQLQDFDEDRAEQTQKVTQVPTERRRETGPAH, from the coding sequence ATGCAGCAATCCGACATAATCCACTTTAGTCCCTTCATCTACAAAGGCAGTCCATTAGAGTGGCTGGTCGCGATCGGCTATGCCATCGTGATTGCGTTGATTGCGAAAGCCATTTTGCGTTTCGTAGGTGGACGTTTGCGCGAAGTCGCAAGAAAAACTGCGTGGAAGTGGGATGATGTTTTGGTGGCGTGTCTGGATAATACCCGCATCTGGGCGCTTTTCATCTGGACCTTGCATCCGCTTGGAAATTTCATCGAAGGCGAAGTTGATCTGCATCGCGCGGTTTATATTGTCTTCGTGGTGCTGACGACCTTGCAGGTGGGAATTTGGGGCAGCTATTCTTTGCGAAGCTGGCAGAAAGATTATCTCTCGGTGAAAGTCAGTCACGATGCCAGTGCGGCTTCTGCCATAAACTTATTGATCACTGCCACGAATGTAGTGTTCTTTGCGGCCCTCTTGATGATTTGCTTAAGCAACTTAGGTGTGAATATTGGGGCGATGCTTGCGGGAATGGGAATTGGCGGTATCGCGATTGCTTTAGCCGCGCAGAATATTCTGGGCGATTTGTTTGGCTCGCTTTCAATTGTTTTAGATAAGCCTTTTGTCGTTGGCGATTATATTGTCGTAGGAAATGACCAGGGGACAGTCGAAAATATCGGAATCAAAACCACGCGCGTGCGCAGCTTAACTGGTGAAGAGCTGATTTTTTCCAATAAAGATCTTTTGGAAAGTCGTGTGAAAAATTTTAAGCGCATGTGGAAAAGACGGGTGTCTCTAAAATTCGGCGTGCCTTTTGAAACGTCCTCGCAGATTTTAAGTCAGATTCCGCAATGGATTAAAGGTTTTATTGAAGAAGAAAAACTCCTGAGCTTCGAGCGCAGTCATTTTTCTGAAATCGGGGCGTCGTCGTTCAATATAGAAACGATCTTCTGGGTCACGGATCCTGACTACAATAAGTACATGGATTTACAGCAAATCTTACTATTTAAAATAATTAATCGTCTGCGTGATGAAAAAGTTAGTATCGCATTGCCTGCACAAGCATTTCAGTTACAGGATTTTGATGAGGATCGCGCGGAACAAACGCAGAAAGTTACGCAAGTTCCTACGGAACGACGTCGTGAAACAGGACCTGCGCATTAG